cagctctgcagggctctgcgCTCGGGGGAGCAGGGCTTAGGCCTCTGTCTGGATCTAGTCAGGGACTGTTCTTCGGGGTGCAGGGGAGATGAGCCCTGGAGAACAATGGGGAATGAAGCAGCTCAGGGGGACAGcacaaggggctgggggagacactTTGTGCTGCTGCCCTTGAGGGGAAAGGCCACTTGTGccatttcccacccccagcccccccggcccctcacACCTCTCCGAGCTAGCcagtccccagccctggggtgggatCTGCATTGGCAAGGTGTACAATGGTGTATACATTTTTGCAGACCAGAAGCCGAGTCCATGATCACAGCCTGAGAGCCCCAGGGTGCCCTGCCCCATCCATATCATTATTCATGAATCAGATCCACAtgtgcccaccccccacctcaTGTACACTCCTGCAACGGATGTCCCATGGGTTGTGCTTGGCTTTTTCAGCAAGATCACTGTCAAGCTGGGAGCGCATAATATTAGTAAACAGGAACGGAGCCAACAAGAGATCCCTGTGTGTCACCAGATCATCCACCCACAATACGACAGTGAGACCACTAACAATGACATCATGCTGTTGCAGGTACTGCCCCCATCATCATTCCATCACCTTGCACCtagtgacctcacactgctgcaggtaccgcccccatcccatcacccctGCCTAGTGACATCACACTGCTGCAGACACTGCCCCCAGCCCATCACCCTGTCCCCTTTGACCACATGGTCAACGGGTTTTGCTGGGAACAGGGTGTGTCTGGGTGTCCATGAGTGTGACCCTCACATTGATGTTCATCATTCTTGTCGCTCAGCTGGCAGAGACAGTGAAGCTGAATAAATGGGTGAAAACCATCCCCCTGCCACGCACCAACAAGAGAGAGAAGCCAGGGACCAAATGCAGTGTCGCCGGCTGGGGCTGCACCAGCAAACAGAGTGAATCAGCCCCAGCCACCACACTCCAGGAGGCAAATTTGAAGGTGCTGGAGGATGACGTGTGTCTGAAAAATCCCGATGTGACCTACTATGACTATGACGCTTCCACCATGATGTGTGTGGGAGATCCGAAGAAGGGCAAAGCCTCTTTTAGGGTAAATCTCCTTCTGGCTTCAAGCTCCCTTGATAAATCGTTATTATGAATGAGGCTTTTGATGTTGCAGTCAGGCCTATGAGAGGCCAATAGGAGATCAGGCTccactgtgcttggtgctgtacaaattaATGGGCAAAGAACTGGTCTTGTCTCAGGGGAAGGCAGAGACCTGCTGGACAGGGGAGTGGATGTGGTGTTTAGACCAGCTGGGTCGTGGGGTGCCAGGAGAGCTGGGAGGACATTGTGGGGTGACACTGGGACCAGCTGAACCAGGGGGTGTCACTGAGCTGCACATCAGTAGGAAATGACTCACTGAGCTGTTCTCCATCTATGGCTTGTTTTTTTTGCAGGGTGACTCTGGGGGCCCCCTGGTGTGTGGGAAAAGAGCCCAGGGCATTGTTTCATGGGGATCCCAAAACAGCGCCTCCCCTGGAGTGTACACAAGAGTCTCCACCTTCATCTCCTGGATAAAGGAGACGATGAGGATGCTGGAGCCCCGAGCCGAGCCGGGAATCGCTGCACAGGCCAGAGCTGCACCACTTCTGTCCTTTGGAGAGGCCCAGATGTAGGGCCTGCTttgcagaggggcagagcccccctaggctgagccccctcccccagcctttgtTACCAtcaggcagccccccccccccccccgcgtcaTGAGTGTCAAGGTAGGGAGCTTAGGGGAGTTAGGAGCCAGGTTTGAGGCCAGCTCCCATCAGCTTCCTTGGAAATCCCAACCCTTAGACTACCTCTTTGCTGGGGAAACAGGTGGGTTATTTCCTCCCAGGTAACAGACTTGAGCTGAACCCTGGGGAGGACCCAGTGGTTGGTAGCTCTCATCCGTGTCAGCTGGTCAAGTGACGGTTTATGGGAGATCCTCGTCGTTACCTTGACCTATTAACTCCTGTTGGAACTGCAGCCTGCCCTTTCCTCAATGGGCCTTTCCCAGGGGTTTGTTCCCCCTGGGTGGCCACCTGCTGTTCCAAACACACCTGTTCCCGGCGCCAGCAATGCCAGTGGGAAAGGAACTCAGCAACGGCGACGCTGAACTGACCGCAGATCAAACATTAGTGCTGAtcctccccttcccacttcctCTGCCCTGCCGCGCTGCCTGCTGCATTTCGCTCCCTGCTTCATAGCCAGCAGTGAATAAAATGAAGTTACAAAAAAGAGTAATTCGTGTACTGCCACATTAACCTGAGCCGTGAAATCCAGAGCAGCCGCTGCATCTGCCAAGGCCAGGAGGGAATTGACCCCTACAGGGGAAGGTGGGCTTGTGGTTAATGCGctaggctgggacccaggacacctgggttcagtgaTTTCATGCAGAATGAGGATCTGGTGGGTGCCAGTGGGGAATTAACCCCCTCAGGGCTGGAGGAATCCCTGCCTGCTGGGACAGAAAGGGAACTACAAGGAAGAAAGCAGCCTGAGCAATCAGCTGTCCAGGTTCCAGAGGTTCAACTTCTGGGACAAAAGTGGGACAGGTTTGAAATAGTTCTAGTGACAAGAAATTgatctgcctcttcccatccccatccATCGATCTATCCTATCCTGATCTATCTCTCTAGGCAatccccatccatccatctatccccatcccaccctcacccacacccacacccacccacccctccatctatccccatcccacccccagccctccatccatccatccatccccatccatccatctatatATCCCCCTCCATCTATTCCTCCATCAAACTAtcctatatctatctatctatagtgTCTCTCCCCATGCTATGTCAGAACCAGTTTTCATCTCTTTCATCTCTAGGAGGTGTGGGGACTGCCTGGCTCAGTttggcagggaatgggacatggggcctttcccctttgGAGATGCTGGCTCCTGTCTGGCCTGggcagggggactggctggctcaggcgGGTGGAGAATCAGACAcattattccccccccacacacacaccttatcAAGGGGTCTGCAGGAAACCGTGCTATCACAGATTGGGGGATCTGGTCTCTCTGACCCACATCCCTCCTCCCAGCTCACACCCACACTCAGGGCGGGAGGCAGTTGAGAAGAATTCATGgcttcctagattccaaggccagaagtgaccattgtgatcatctagtctgagctcctgacTTACACAGGTCACAGGCCTGCCCCACAAGAATTCCCAGAGCAGGTcctgtagaaaagcatccaatcttaaTTCAAAAATCAGCTGTGCTGGActcttggcaaattgttccaatggttaattactctcactcttAAACATTTacacattatttccagtctgaatttttctagtgtcaacctccagccattggatcatgttagaccttcctctgctaaactgaagagcccattgttaactATTGCCTCTAGATATTTAGAGCCTGTCATCAAGGAACCAggtaaccttctttttgttaagcttcAGAAtgagctccctgagtctctcACTCTAAAACAAGTTTTCTGAACCTTGACTCATTCTTGTGACTCTCCTCTGATCCTACTTGCACTGTGAACACCAGTAGGACGAAACAATAGGCCTAAGGAGAAATTTCTCTCCCAGCTGGGGATCCTTCCTGAAGATGCTATAGAGAGTCTGCGAGCAATGGCTGGTGTGACACTACAGGGACATGTGTGCAGGAATGGgtggatggaggtgggggggggtggtgatggggacagatggatggatggggatTGCCTAGAGAGATAGATCGGGATAGGATTGATcgatggatggggatggatggatcgggatgggaagaggcagatcAAGGGGTTGCACCAGTGCAAcataga
This sequence is a window from Eretmochelys imbricata isolate rEreImb1 chromosome 13, rEreImb1.hap1, whole genome shotgun sequence. Protein-coding genes within it:
- the LOC144273434 gene encoding granzyme B-like — translated: MQAQILLLLPMAFLLPPRAWAGEIIGGKNAKPHSRPYMAYLDIQRRNKLINCGGFLVAENFVLTAAHCNGDKITVKLGAHNISKQERSQQEIPVCHQIIHPQYDSETTNNDIMLLQLAETVKLNKWVKTIPLPRTNKREKPGTKCSVAGWGCTSKQSESAPATTLQEANLKVLEDDVCLKNPDVTYYDYDASTMMCVGDPKKGKASFRGDSGGPLVCGKRAQGIVSWGSQNSASPGVYTRVSTFISWIKETMRMLEPRAEPGIAAQARAAPLLSFGEAQM